GATGTTGGTGCCTTTGGCGGGGACGTCAAAGACGAGGACTGAACCGGTGGATGTCCctgcaagggggatgggaataaGGCTGCCCCACCCCAACTCCGTAAAGACAGCAACGGCCTCACACTGGGCAATGAGGGACCCTCCTGGCCACGTCCCCCACAAGGACCACTTTCAGAGGAGATCCTCGGGGGCTGGCATCAGCCATGGACCCCACCCAGCCCCACCAGACAGCTGCAGCCTGAACCCTCCTTTTCTGGCCCTTGCACAACCAGGCCGtgcctcccctcccaaccacctCCCGGGGCCCTTCTGGTTCCTGCCTTGCTCACCTACACACACAAAGTGCAGTCCTGTCCCTGCAATCCCCCGGGCAAACAGCAGCATCCCTGGGGGGCAGAAGGCAGAGATGAGCGGGCAGGGAGGAAGCCCCCCCCCAGCCCTCTCTGCTCCCACAGAAGCTTCcttcggacagctctgggtcCAGCACGGCCCCCGGGGAGCAGCACCCGAGGGATTCGGAGGGGGCGGGCAGGCCAGGGGCCGTTGCGTGCACGGGCAGCGGGGAGCGTCCCGGGGGCTCCGTGGTTGGGCGGGGCGAGCGCCCCCCGTCCCCGGGGCGGGTACCTGCCGAGGCCTCCATGCCGTCCAGCGCGTGCCAATAGACCATGGCGGAGCCGTCGGGCTCGTACATCTGCCGGGAGAGGCGGAGGGGCCGGTTGAGCGTaggtctccccctccccccctccttcgccccccctccctcccccctcccgggGCTCACCTGGATGCCCTTCCACGAGGCCAGCACCAGCAGCGTCCGCGAGGGCAGCGCGCACCAGGCCGCCTGCAAGAGGGCAGCGTTTCTAGCGGGGAGGCCCTCCCCTCCcggccccccccgccccctcccggCCCCCTCCGGACCTGCGTGACGATGGGGGGGCCGAGGCCGCCCTCGCGGGCCTGCAGCTGGCGGTGCGCGCAGCCCGGCCCGTCCGCAGCGGCGCTGAGCAGCCCGACCGAGGCGCCGTGCACGCTGGCGAAGTAGGTGAGGCGCTTGGCGGGCAGCGGCAGGACGGCCAGGTTGTTGTAGAGCGCCAGGCTGCTCCCGCGCAGCGCCAGGCCCCGCTCCCGCCGGTACATCGCCGCCGCTGCTGGCCCGGCCGACGCGCAGgcgcggaggggcggggcggccGTTGCCGGGGACGCGCGCGCAGGGGGGGCGGTTGCCCGGCGACGGCgtcgcggggaggggaggggaggggcggacgGCGGGCGGCGGGGCTCCGGGATGGCGTCCCGCGACCGCGTGGCCCAGGCCAAGTCCCGCGCGGAACGGTCCCGGCCGCCCACGGTGCCGGTGCCGCAGGTGGAGATCGTGCCGGGGCGGCTGTCGGAGGGCGAATGGCTGTCGCTGCTGGCCTTCGAGGAGGCGGAGGACGTGGCGGGCGACGTGCTGGCGGCGCTGCTGGACCTGGCGCTGGGCGAGTGCTACAAGGTCTACCTGGCCCGGCAGGTCAGCCCGCCCCCGCCCCGGCGGCCCCGCCTCGAGCCCCCGCTGACCGCCCTGCCCCCTCCCGGCGGccccgcctcctctgctgcgcgggAAGGGCGGAGGGGGCGCCTGAGCCCCCGCTGACCGCCctgccccctttcccctcccggcGGCCCCTGCCTCCTCTGCTGCGGGAAGGGCGGAGGGGGCGCTTCGAGCCCCCGCTGACCGCCctgccccctttcccctcccggcGGCCCCGCCTCTGCTGCGCGGGAAGGCGGAGGGGGCGCCCGAGCCCCCGCTGACCGCCctgccccccctttccccccctcccccggcggcccccgcctcctctgctgcgcgggAAGGGCGGGAGGGGGGCGCTTCCCGAGCCCCCCCCCCGCTGACCGCCCTGGTCCTCCCCCCCCGCAGTGCGTGCCCTACGTGATCGCCCAGGCGCGGGAGGCGATGCTGCAGATCGTGGAGTGGCGCTTCCTGGTGCGGGACGCGGGCGAGAGCGACGTGGCTGCGGACCCGGCCTGGCAGGAGGACGAGGAGCCGTCCGCCGCCGTCCCCGACTCCTGGGCCCAGGGCTCCGTGCCGGTGCTGCAGACCGTGCCAAGCCCGGAGTGGGAGGTAGGACGAGGCGCAGCCGGCTAGAGCCGGGCCGAAGGGAGCCGAGCGGAGGGCGCTCCGACGGTGGGTCGGCCCGGCCGGACTGGGAGGCTTCGCGTCGGGCGGCTTCCCCGGTTCTGCCACGGCGGCAGCGAAGGGAACCGGGAGCCGCCGAGCCGTCAGGCTCCTTCCTGCCGGCGCTGCTGAGCCAAAGCTCTCAACCCGCCTTGGGGCCAAGAGCCCCTAAGTTAGAAAACGCTGGAAGCCGAGGCGGGAGGGAGGCCCCGgccggcaggcaggcaggcaacctCAGCTGAACGCTTATCCCTTTCTTCCAGGTTCCTGCAGTCAAAGTGCCGGAGGAGGAAGCGCCTGCCCTCGGGGAGCTGCCAGGCGAGGAAACCACCCAGGCTGAGATGCCCCTCCAGTGGGGAGAGGAACTGCCCCAGCAACCCTCCCTGCTGGAAGTCAAGCCTCCCAAGCCCCAGACGAGGAGGGGGCTGCCCAAGGGCCGGGCTGCCCAAGGGCCCATGGCTGCCTTTCCTAGGCTCTCCTTCAAAAGAAGGCcgtcctgccagccactcctggcAGCCCAGCACTCAGCCGGATTGGATGGCAGCGCAAAGAAGGTCTCCGAGAAGGAGCTGCTTTGGCGGAAGTTGCCCCAGGGCCCCCTGGAAGTGAGCTCCCTGCTGGGCAGCGTGCAGCCCCTACTGCCTTCCTCCTGCAGCAACCTCCTCCGCATCCAGATGGGCCGGCCCCCCAACATCAAAGATGTTTTCTACGACGAGATGGGCGACGTCATGCTGGTGCCTCACCTGGAGCCGGCCCGCTTGCCTAAGCGGTGGATCAAGCCCATCGTGGAAGTGGTGGACCCCGACACTGAGTCGAGGCGCCAGGAAACCCTGAAGATGGTCTCGGGCCGCTGCAAGCAGCGCCGTCCCCTGAATGGCCCCGTCAAGCGGGCACCCATAGATCAAAGCATCCTCCCGGCTCAGGCAGGGCCGGAGGATCCCATGAAGGCAGGGCAGAAGGCCCGCCTGGAGCAGGCGGTTTATTCTCCTCTTCCGCCAGGAAAGACCCTCGAGCCCACCCACTTTGTGTTGGTCAAGCCCACCTTGCTGGTGGAGACGGTTGATCTCGCCCCAGGAGTGAGCCTCCACCGTCGCGGCAGTGGCTGTCTGAGCACACGCTTGCAGCCTGCAGAAGATGTCAAGGAGGCGGGTGGGCCCTTTCCCAGCAGGGCCGAAGGGCCCTTCCTTCAGGGGCCACAGCTTCTGCCGCATTTGTGCCCCAGAGCTGTGCTGGGTTGAGAGTCAGAGTGTTCACCTCGGACACATCCTGAAATAAAATGGATGTGGCACACTCGCACCTTTGCCTTCTCTAGGAAGCCTTGACTGGCTGATAATCAAAGGAAGGGATTTAGGGGGAggactctcccacccacccacttgtGCTTCTGTGGTTACCCTGCAGAAGAGGGGTATTCTGTGTGGAACCActgtccctcccccccacacactttgCATTAGAGGAATTGGCCAGCACATAATTGCACCTCAACTGAAaaagcaccccccccccaaggtgcCTGCTGCCCTTCGAAAGGTCCCCCGACATTCTCGGTCCTTCGGGGCTGACTGGGCTGCATAATCGCAGGGGCCGTGGAAGGGCGCTTCTCCCCTCTTACCTGGGAGGgtgagagaggcagagaagggcaCTGTAATTTTTATTGGAAAGACAGTCGAAACAACACTGAAGCTTAGGGGGCCAAGATGTAGATGAGGGTGGCCTTGTATCAGATTCAGGCCATCCTACAACATTTTCTGGCTCTCGTGGCTCTaggctttaatttatttatttaatatttatgtattaattagatttctataccgctcttctcccgaaggactcaggatggtttacagccaggataaaacaacatcaataaaaattaaaacaattttaaaaaactgattctaaaatttggccacaatatttaaaactatataaaacccacataaaaatccccatatttaaaaattgcattaGGCCAGACCCGCACGATGGAACAaaaaggttttaagttcgcgtttaaaggtccggaggtcagggagttgacacaaccctggtgtcaaggttccagaaaaacctcctctgcataaaaaaacctcagaagccattgtctttcagagttctttactagcatgaggaaactggcacacgatgagtgaaattccaaaactgaacttccggattcttttcccagttatacaaaccccaagagtcccacccccctgacccctttgatggtcacatggtcccccgttctcccagttcattcgaatatcttctcaccaTTCCTCCTGCTgaagtgaacaccatccgaccttgaccgcttgaagattgttaccatacccctcaaccccccttcttcccctcaggggaaaaatgtggcagcgtctggaaccctaaagtctagtatggtttccaggcctgacacctggagggagctcattccaaagagccggagcccccacagagaaggccctcccccgggggtcgccagttggcattgtttggctgacgacaccctgaggagtccctccctgtgggagcgcacaggtcggtgggaggctattggtggcagtaggcggtcttgtaaataacctggtcctatgccatggagcgctttaaaggtgataaccaacaccttgaattgcacccggaagaccaccggcagccagtgcagcttgcgcaggagaggtgttacatgggagcatcgtgttgctccctctattacccgtgcagccgcattctggaccagttggagcctcctggtgctcttcacggggagccccatgtagagagcattgcagtagtccaggagggaagtgacaagggcatgagtgaccgtgcatagagaatcccggtctagaaagggcgtatcaggcggacctgataaaaagctctcctggcgacggccatcatgtgtttaaggggtgtgtgtgtgtgttgggcagAGGCTAGCCAGTGAGAACGGGGAGCTGAAACCCCAGGAAATCTAGGTTTTTTTTAGGAAGAGGTGGGGTAGCAGGGAGAACTGCCCTGATGAACACAGAAAAGTGCCCTTAAaaactgatctctctctctccccaccccctctccctctttctctcaaagTAGCGGGATAGGCTTACCCTGGCACCAAGTAAAAGCTATGCACAAGCCTTTGCTGAAAATAATTTTTGGATATAAATAATGCCCCTCCAGAACAAGAAAAAGATTACAGGCAATTGTGTGGCATTTTGAACAGAAGAGTGTAATCTCAAGAAATCCCCCACACTTTCCAGAGGAATAAAACACTCTCCCCAAATATTTAAAACTTGTTCAATCAGCTGTTCTTAATTGCCAGGCATGGGCTCTGGAGTGTTTGGCAAATACCAAGATTTTAGAATAGCTTATCTTTACCTGCGATTGAACTACATTTTGAATTAACACCTAAAAGAGAAGCTTAAGCCAGCTGTCCCTATTTACACTTGCAAGTTGTGAGATAACAAACTTTCTGCCCTAACACCAACTGGACAGTTGTTCCCCTCTTTTGTTGCGGCAGGTGCCCAATACCTGCCAGATCCTTCAGCCTCATCCATATGCAACCTCAGCCATTCTGGGTATGGAGGGTCAGAGAGCCATCGAGAAAATAACCCCTTTGTGAATGGATTTCTGGAGGCTGTCCCTGCTATTTGGGCTCACTGTGGCCAATTGGGGAAGAAGGACCCTGGTGCTGTTAGTAAGTAATTGGGAGCCTTTTATGAATTACAGGAGGGGTTCGTCCCAGCACCTCCTGTAATGACCTTGGGCTTCAGTATCTGAGGTGCAAATTGGCCAAACAAGCACCTCCTCGTAACAAACAGACCACACAAAGTTTGTTTTAAATGAGTTGGTGGTTGTGATAAGAGTATTTCAACACCCCTGTGCTATGGTATCTCACAGGGTGTTTTACTAGAGGATGGTTGTGTAAGGTTATTTCACCCAAGGTAATCAGAATACAGGTTCAATAACAAAAGAGGAGGGGATGCCTAAGCCCACTACTGATAGGGATTTCTTAGCTGTGATCTTCCTGTATATTGTGTTAAACTTCTAATGCAGAATTTTCATAAAGTTTGCACATTAGTAGCGCCAGTGTGTATCTACAGTGTTTTTTTCCAAGTTGCACACATCCTAGATCTAGAAATAAAAGCAAATGCAACTCTGAAATTAGTAAAGGCAACATATTGTGCTGACCCAGCTTTGCTTTTCAAGTAGATCTTGTAAAATGAAGACATTCATTCATCCAATTCCTTCAACTttcttatatgttttagcctccagccccctggtcatctttgttgctcttctctgcattctttctagaaagtctcaacatctttttttatattgtggtgaccaaaacttgatgcaggattccaagtgtggccttataaagtggtactaacacttcatgtgattccatccctctgttgtttttttgaaacaagttttattgatttttttctttcacatacaTAAGTTTATGAACAGAATATTGACCGAATCATgtcttatacaacttgtcatatccaaaAACACTTTACATAGTTTAAATTTCTGCCAAAtatttttccctacttttttgTCTTAATACTTCTATACTTATTATACAAACAGTATCACCATCTGccctcaaatcctaatttcttaacattatttcaattaattatcgtatccattgttaatcatatgtattctcttttaattttaatattagttTGTTCTTCATCCTAATAAGTTTGAGTATACTCAGAGTTGCCCTTCTACCATTCCATCTCTCTTATTTTACAAcagtccttctcctcttctctttcatttccctcccttctatccttttctactttcttctttcctcctctccttctcctctacttccccttcctttcccccactcttccttcctccctttctgaccttctctcctactcgtttccccttccttcctttcttcctctccttttccctttcttctgttcctcactctctttcctctcttctcccctcctatcCCTCTActtttctttccattctctctccattggtatttattttcaattcaatattttccaaaatggtaTCTGAGCAACCCcgattttttctccatttattaaatgtttctcaaaatccccatcaaTTTTTTGATTATTAATAATGtatttcatcttattccattcttACATTGAAATCTTTTAACTTAGTTAACCTTCCACCTAttattttcc
This DNA window, taken from Ahaetulla prasina isolate Xishuangbanna chromosome 8, ASM2864084v1, whole genome shotgun sequence, encodes the following:
- the C8H2orf81 gene encoding uncharacterized protein C2orf81 homolog isoform X1; amino-acid sequence: MASRDRVAQAKSRAERSRPPTVPVPQVEIVPGRLSEGEWLSLLAFEEAEDVAGDVLAALLDLALGECYKVYLARQCVPYVIAQAREAMLQIVEWRFLVRDAGESDVAADPAWQEDEEPSAAVPDSWAQGSVPVLQTVPSPEWEVPAVKVPEEEAPALGELPGEETTQAEMPLQWGEELPQQPSLLEVKPPKPQTRRGLPKGRAAQGPMAAFPRLSFKRRPSCQPLLAAQHSAGLDGSAKKVSEKELLWRKLPQGPLEVSSLLGSVQPLLPSSCSNLLRIQMGRPPNIKDVFYDEMGDVMLVPHLEPARLPKRWIKPIVEVVDPDTESRRQETLKMVSGRCKQRRPLNGPVKRAPIDQSILPAQAGPEDPMKAGQKARLEQAVYSPLPPGKTLEPTHFVLVKPTLLVETVDLAPGVSLHRRGSGCLSTRLQPAEDVKEAGGPFPSRAEGPFLQGPQLLPHLCPRAVLG
- the C8H2orf81 gene encoding uncharacterized protein C2orf81 homolog isoform X2; this translates as MASRDRVAQAKSRAERSRPPTVPVPQVEIVPGRLSEGEWLSLLAFEEAEDVAGDVLAALLDLALGECYKVYLARQVPAVKVPEEEAPALGELPGEETTQAEMPLQWGEELPQQPSLLEVKPPKPQTRRGLPKGRAAQGPMAAFPRLSFKRRPSCQPLLAAQHSAGLDGSAKKVSEKELLWRKLPQGPLEVSSLLGSVQPLLPSSCSNLLRIQMGRPPNIKDVFYDEMGDVMLVPHLEPARLPKRWIKPIVEVVDPDTESRRQETLKMVSGRCKQRRPLNGPVKRAPIDQSILPAQAGPEDPMKAGQKARLEQAVYSPLPPGKTLEPTHFVLVKPTLLVETVDLAPGVSLHRRGSGCLSTRLQPAEDVKEAGGPFPSRAEGPFLQGPQLLPHLCPRAVLG